The genomic DNA CGGCGGGATCGTCGCCACCAACGCCGCGACCGGCAACCCGAACGTGAAGGCGCTGGTCTACGTTGCCGCGTTCGTGCCCGACCAGGGTGAGACGCTGCTGGGCCTGCAGACGAAGTACCCGGGAAGCAGACTCAGCGAGGAGGCGCTGGACTTCCGTCCCTACGGTGAGGGACTCGTCGACGGCTACATCAAGAAGGAGCTCTTCCACGACGTGTTCGCCGGGGACCTGCCGAAGGCGACCGCCGAACTGATGTGGGCCGGACAGCGGCCGGCGGACGTGCGCACCCTCGGGGAGCCGTCCGGCGCCCCGGCCTGGAAGACCATTCCGTCCTGGTACCTCGTGGGTCGCGACGACCGAGTACTGCCTCCGGCGGCGCAGCGGTTCATGGCGCGCCGGGCCGGCGCACACACCTTCGAGGCCGACACCTCGCATGTCGCGATGATCGCGCAGCCCGCGGCGACGGCCGCCCTCGTCAAGCGCGCCGCGCACTGACACCGCCGAGCCGACGAAGCCGGGAGGGGACAGCGACGTTCGAGAGGCTGGGGCGGACGGTGGGTGATCGGCCCGGCCGCGGCCTTCCTGGCGCTCGGCGGCAACCGGGGGATGCGGGTCTTCGGCTCGCTCACCGCCGGAGGGTTCGACGAGCCGCCCCCACGCCTGATCCGTACGCCGTCCAACCGACCCTCCTGCCGAGGACGAGACGATGCATCAGCACGCATACGACAGTCAGTGCACCGCTGAGGAGAAGCGGCACACCACCGCGAAGTCGCCCATCAGGAATCCGAAGCTGACGTTGTTCGCACTGGCGTTGGGCACCTTCGCGATCGGCGCCGGCGAGTTCGGCAGCAACGGCATCATCCAGCTGTTCGCGTCCGATCTGGACGTGTCCGTTCCGGTCGCCACCTACGCGATCACCGCGTATGCCTTCGGGGTGATGATCGGCTCTCCGGCCATCACCCTGCTGGCCGCCCGGGTCAACCGGCGCACCCTGCTGCTCGGCCTGATCGGGCTGTTCCTGGTCGGCAACGGCCTCTCCGCCTTGTCGCCGAACATCGTGCTGTTCGTCGCCTTCCGGTTCGTCGCGGGCAGCGTGCAGGGCGCGTTCTTCGGAGCCGGAGCCGTCGTCGCCGCGTACGTGTACGGGCCGGGCCGGGGTGGCAAGGCGTTCGCCACCGTGATGGGAGGACTACTGATCTCTTCGGGTTGTTGTCGGGTGCTGATCCCTGCGGTAGGCCGGTCGTATGCGGTACACGCAGGGCGGCGGATTGACCGCCGAGCGGCGACAGTTTCGTGAGCGGATCCGGTACGAGGCGGGCGAACGGTTCACACGCGGCGATATGACCGCGGTGATCGCGAAGGATCTGCGGGTGAGCGAGCGGTCGGTGGAACGCTGGCGGCGTGCCTGGCGGGAGGGCGGGATGGATGCTCTCGCCACCGCAGGGCCGCCGAAGTTGCCCAGGCTGTCCGACGGCCAGTTCGCCGAGTTGGAGAAGGAGTTGGCCCTCGGACCCGCCGAGCACGGCTGGGAGGACCAGCGGTGGACTCTGGCACGGATCAGAGCCGTGATCGCCTTCAGGTTCCGGATCGACTGCTCGATGGCGGCGGTATGGCGGCTGCTGCACCGCCACGGCTGGTCCTGGCAGTCTCCCGCGCGCCGGGCCATGGAACGCGACGAGCATGCGGTCGAATGGCCGCAGGCGGAATGACTGCGGCGGCGCTCGGGGCCTTTGTCGTCTTCGAGGACGAGGCAGGGTTCTCGATGACGCCGCCACGAGCCCGCACCTGGGGCCGTCGTGGGTATACGCCCGTGGTGCGGGTGCGGGGCCGGTCCTGGCGCCGCTGGTCGATCGCCGCCATGTGCTGTTACCGGCCGGGCGAGGCATCCCGTCTGATCTACCGGCCGCACCGCCACCGCAAGCACAAGGGCACAGGACGTGACAGCTTCTCCTGGTGTGACTACCGCGACCTGGCCGTCCGCGCCCACATCCAGCTCGGCGCCCCCATCGTCTTGATCTGGGACAATCTCAACGTCCACCGGGCCGCCGGGATGCGGGAGTACGCGGCCGCACATGACTGGCTCACCATCGTGCAACTGCCCTCCTATGCACCGGACTTGAATCCGGTGGAGGGCATCTGGTCGCTGTTGCGGCGCGGCCCGCTGGCCAACA from Streptomyces sp. NBC_01478 includes the following:
- a CDS encoding MFS transporter: MHQHAYDSQCTAEEKRHTTAKSPIRNPKLTLFALALGTFAIGAGEFGSNGIIQLFASDLDVSVPVATYAITAYAFGVMIGSPAITLLAARVNRRTLLLGLIGLFLVGNGLSALSPNIVLFVAFRFVAGSVQGAFFGAGAVVAAYVYGPGRGGKAFATVMGGLLISSGCCRVLIPAVGRSYAVHAGRRIDRRAATVS
- a CDS encoding IS630 family transposase (programmed frameshift), with amino-acid sequence MRYTQGGGLTAERRQFRERIRYEAGERFTRGDMTAVIAKDLRVSERSVERWRRAWREGGMDALATAGPPKLPRLSDGQFAELEKELALGPAEHGWEDQRWTLARIRAVIAFRFRIDCSMAAVWRLLHRHGWSWQSPARRAMERDEHAVEWPQAELTAAALGAFVVFEDEAGFSMTPPRARTWGRRGYTPVVRVRGRSWRRWSIAAMCCYRPGEASRLIYRPHRHRKHKGTGRDSFSWCDYRDLAVRAHIQLGAPIVLIWDNLNVHRAAGMREYAAAHDWLTIVQLPSYAPDLNPVEGIWSLLRRGPLANTAFTDDEHLERTLRRGLRHIQLRPDLIDGCLAGTGLTLTQRPTTIRRAQ
- a CDS encoding alpha/beta fold hydrolase; translation: MTTTRRGLLAGSAAVVVGAALDAPTAQAHTGSGGGQKPTVVLVHGAFADASGWNGVASRLIRDGYPVIAPPNPLRSVASDSAYLADILTTLKGPLVLVAHSYGGIVATNAATGNPNVKALVYVAAFVPDQGETLLGLQTKYPGSRLSEEALDFRPYGEGLVDGYIKKELFHDVFAGDLPKATAELMWAGQRPADVRTLGEPSGAPAWKTIPSWYLVGRDDRVLPPAAQRFMARRAGAHTFEADTSHVAMIAQPAATAALVKRAAH